A stretch of DNA from Halorubrum sp. BOL3-1:
CGTCGTCCATACCGTCGAAGCGAGCGGCAGCCGGAAAACTCCGCCGCTCTCGCGCCGGCTCGGCGGTCGCGGCGTCGTCCCGCTCAGACCGTCGTCCGCCGCGAGTCCTCCTCGGTCAGCTGTCGCACCGTCAACACCGGGATCGGGCAGGTTCGGACGACGCGCTCAGCGACGGAGCCGATGAGGAAGCGATTCTCGCCGTGGCGACCCCGGGTCCCCATCGCGACGAGGTCGGCGTCGATGTCGCGGCCGTAGGCGTCGATCTCCGAGGCGGGTCGCCCCTCGCGGACCTCGATCGTCACGTCGAGGTCGCCGTCGCGGTCGCGGGCCGCGTCCGAGACGCGGTCGAGCGCCTCGCGTCCCTGGTCGTCGAGCGCCTCTCGGAGGTCGTCGCGGACCGTGTCCGGCGACGACTCGACCTCGCCGGCGTCGACGACGTACACCGCGTGGACTTCGGCATCGAACCGCGCCGCGACGTCGATCGCGACCGAGACGGCCCGTCGGACGCTCTCGGAGCCGTCGGTCGCGACCACGATGGTGTCGAACATGGACGGTCGTTCACCGGTGGAGTAGGTAAAACCCGGCGGTCGGTCCGGTCCGGGAGCGACGGATTCGGGCACGGACGGTCGGCGTTTCGACGAACAAACGGTAGTGCGGTGGCGCGTGCCGACGAGCGCCGCCCTGCGGCGCGAGTAGCGAGGGACCTTCAGTCCCTCTGACAGCCGGACGCAGTCCGGCGATCGCACGCGCGAGGGAGTCGGCCGACCGGAGGGAGGCCGACGAGGCTGGGGAGGCGCGAGGCTGTGCGGTGCGGTGTGGGGCGGGACTCGAAGGGGCAGCCGCGAAGTGGTCAGAGGCGACGCAAGCACCGAACGAGGGAGAGATAGCGACTGAGTGAGGCGCGCAGCGAGCGTCTGACCACTTCGCGGCTGGGGCTTCGGTGGTCTCGGTCACAGCGCCGAAATCGACGGTCGCGTATCGAGCAGTTGGGGCTTCTGGGATGTTCGCTCCGAGAAGAACCGCGACCGCGCCCAGCGGGACGACTGAAAAATACCTTCGGACGCCGTATCAGGCCAAGAACACGTGCCGCGGTCGGTCGGCCAGCACGTCGCGGCCCCACTGGACGGTCTCGGAGAACTCCTCGGAGCGGAAGAAGGCCATCGCGTCCTCCTTCGCGTTCCACTGGCTGGCGATGAACATGTCGTTCTCGTCCTCGACGTTCACCATCAGGTCGGTCTCGACGTGGCCGTCCATCTCCGCGAGCAGGTCGCCCACCTCGTCGAAGGTGTCGACGAACTCCGTCTGGTAGTCCGGCTTGACGGTGTAGAACATGCCCATCGTGCCGAAGCCGGACTCCTCGCCGGCGCGCGCGACGATGTCGGGCAGCTCCGAGAGGAAGCCGCCGGCGGTCTCCGCCGCCGACGCCGTGTCCCAGATCGAGACGACGGCGGCGCGATCGGTGTGACGCCCCTCGTACACCGCGGTCTTGACGTGGGTGCCGTAGTGGTCGAAGTTGCCGCGCAGCCCATCGACCTCGTCGAACAGCTCGTCGACGTCGGCCTCGCTGTAGAGGACGGTGGCGTACACGTCCTCGCCGTGGGGTTTGCCGGCGTAGATGTCGAGGTCCGCCAGCTCGCCGCGGATGTCGGCGTCGTCGCTCTCGCCGCTCGCGTCGCCGCCGTGTCCCGCGCCGTCCTCGCCGTGATCCGCGCCGTCCACACCGCGATCTGCGCCGTCCTCGCCGTGATCCGCGCCGTCCACACCGCGATCCGCGCTGTCCCCACCGCGGTCCGCGCCGCCCTCGCCGTGGGGGTGGTCGCCCTCGCCGCCGGTCTCCTCGTCGCCGTGCGGGTGGTCGCCGTGGGCCGAGCCGCCGCCCGCGCCGGAACGCTCGGCGCCGCCCGCGCCGTGGGCACGGCCGCCGTCGTCGGACGCGTGATGACCGCTCTCGCCGTGAGAGTGACCGGCGCTGTCCTCGGCGGGGTCGCGCCCGGTCGGGACCGCCTCGCCCGCGAGGAACGCGTCGAGATCCGTCGGCGGGAACCGGCGGCCGACGTAGAAGTCACCGAACTCGCCGTACCGCGAGGAAGCCGGGTCGAACCGCATCTCGTAGACGATGTCCTTGATGTCGGTCGGGTCCGCGCCGAACAGCGTGACACCCCACTCGTGGTCGTCGAAGCCGACGGAGGAGGCGATCACCTGTTTGATCTTGCCCGCGTACTCCTTGCCGACCTCGCCGTGGCCCGCCATCAGCTCGGCGCGCTCCTCGAAGTCGAGGTCGTACCAGTTGTGCTCTGCGCCGCGACGCTTGCTCATCGGGTAGAAGCTGACGTACTCGTCGTCCGGAATCTCGGGTTTCAGTTTCCCCTCGATGTACCGGCGGAGCCCCTCGTCGACGGCGTCGGCGCCCTCCTCGAAGTAGTCGTCCGAGACGTACCCCGACACCTCGGTGACGGAGACGTACGAGGTCTCGCGCTCGGTGAACTTCGCGAGCGCGGTGTCCTCGAAGCGGCGCTCGATGGCGGACAGATCGTCGAGCGACGGCCGGAAGTGCAAAAAGAGGAGGTCGGCCTTGTGACCCAGTACCGAGAACAGCGCGGACTCCCCCGCGTCGGCGTCGGCCACCAGTTCGCGGTGTTTCAGGAAGGCCTCGCCCTCCTCGATCGCCCGCTGTCGTTCGGACGCCGGCGCCTCGCGCCAGGCGTCCCAGTCGATCGAGCGGAAGTCGTGTAGCGAGAACCACCCTTCGGCGGTCTGTGGAGCCTCAACCATACGCTGTCTTGGGGTCCCGCGACTTAGGGGCTTGCGGGTCGTCCCGACACGTGGAAATCAGTCGGACCGGTCCCGGTCGTGTCAGAGCCGAAAACGGTACCGGCGGTTTCGATGTCTCCGCCGCTCGCTACGACACAGTTGCTTCTGATGCGACGACCGAGACCGTCGAAGCCCCAGCCGCTCGGCCGTACGACGGCGTTTCTGTTTATAAATAGCTGATCGATACGGACACCACCGAAGCCCCAGCCGAGAGGCGGGCGCACGCTCGGGGCGCTCCTCACTCGGTCGCTTCGCTCCCTCGTTGCGGTGCTACCATCGCCTGCGCCCGCCTCGCGGCTGCCCCTTCGAGTCCCACCCGTACAGCACCGCAACCGCACCTCATGCCTCCCCAGCCTCGTCGACCTCCCTCCGCTTCGCTCCGGTCGGTCGACTCCCTCGCGCGGTGCCGTTCGCGGTCGCCTCGTGGCGACCGCTCACGGGCACGCGCCGCTGGGAGTGATCGATTGTCGATTCGATGGTTTCGGCCCTCACGCCGGTCGGCGTCGCCGTGACCGAAACCCTTTCACTGCGACCCCGAAAGGTGATCACGATGCGGAAAAGCGGCCCGCCGAAAGGACTAATCTCGTATCTCGTCTTGGAGCTGCTCGACGAGCGCCCCCGGTACGGCTACGAGCTGCTCGGAGAGATCACCGAGATAAGCGGCGGTCACTGGGAGCCCTCCTACGGCTCCGTCTACCCGATCCTCTACAAGTTCGAGGAGGAGGGCACCGCGGAGCGCGTCGAGCGCGCGGACGAGCCGGACCGCAAGTACTTCGCACTCACCGACGCGGGCCGCGAGGAGTTAGCCGAGAAGCGCCGGGATATCGCCGGCGAGGCGAGGGAGTTCAGTGACGTCGTCTTGGGCTTTTACCACCTGTACGCCGCGCTCGCCACCGACGACCGGTTCGAGGTGGCCGACGCAGACGCCGAGTGGGGGTACTCGGAGCGGTACAGCGCGTGGATCGTCGAACAGATCATCCGCCACCACGAGCGCGACTTCGGTGAGTTTGAGCGGATCGACGCCTCACCCGAGGAGTTCTACGGCGAGACCGACGAGACCGAGGCCGATCCGCCCGACGCGGAGACCGCGAACGAGACGGACGAGTCCGAGGAGCCATCGTCGGGCGCGGCCGACGACTGACCGCGGACCCGGTCCGCTCGGCGGGACGCGCCGACGGGCGACGGCCGACCGCCGAGATGTCGCGGCTCACCGGTGGAGCAGCCGCCACAGGATCCCGCCGGGAAGTCCCGCGCGGACGAGCCGGTCGTACAGCCGGTCGGGGAAGACGCGCGCCAGCCGCGGCAGCCACCGCGCCCGGCGGCTCACCCGGTATCGGGTCCGCGGCCGGTCCGCGGTCGCCGCGGTCACCACGCGCTCGACGACCGTTTCCACGTCGGTCGCCGCCGGCGAGTACCC
This window harbors:
- a CDS encoding universal stress protein, translating into MFDTIVVATDGSESVRRAVSVAIDVAARFDAEVHAVYVVDAGEVESSPDTVRDDLREALDDQGREALDRVSDAARDRDGDLDVTIEVREGRPASEIDAYGRDIDADLVAMGTRGRHGENRFLIGSVAERVVRTCPIPVLTVRQLTEEDSRRTTV
- a CDS encoding heme-binding protein; its protein translation is MVEAPQTAEGWFSLHDFRSIDWDAWREAPASERQRAIEEGEAFLKHRELVADADAGESALFSVLGHKADLLFLHFRPSLDDLSAIERRFEDTALAKFTERETSYVSVTEVSGYVSDDYFEEGADAVDEGLRRYIEGKLKPEIPDDEYVSFYPMSKRRGAEHNWYDLDFEERAELMAGHGEVGKEYAGKIKQVIASSVGFDDHEWGVTLFGADPTDIKDIVYEMRFDPASSRYGEFGDFYVGRRFPPTDLDAFLAGEAVPTGRDPAEDSAGHSHGESGHHASDDGGRAHGAGGAERSGAGGGSAHGDHPHGDEETGGEGDHPHGEGGADRGGDSADRGVDGADHGEDGADRGVDGADHGEDGAGHGGDASGESDDADIRGELADLDIYAGKPHGEDVYATVLYSEADVDELFDEVDGLRGNFDHYGTHVKTAVYEGRHTDRAAVVSIWDTASAAETAGGFLSELPDIVARAGEESGFGTMGMFYTVKPDYQTEFVDTFDEVGDLLAEMDGHVETDLMVNVEDENDMFIASQWNAKEDAMAFFRSEEFSETVQWGRDVLADRPRHVFLA
- a CDS encoding PadR family transcriptional regulator encodes the protein MRKSGPPKGLISYLVLELLDERPRYGYELLGEITEISGGHWEPSYGSVYPILYKFEEEGTAERVERADEPDRKYFALTDAGREELAEKRRDIAGEAREFSDVVLGFYHLYAALATDDRFEVADADAEWGYSERYSAWIVEQIIRHHERDFGEFERIDASPEEFYGETDETEADPPDAETANETDESEEPSSGAADD